Part of the Caulifigura coniformis genome, GATTGAAAGTCAGCTTCCTGGCGTCCGGGTCATCCGCATCAATCGCGTTGAACAAAGGATCGTTCGGATTGGACTTCCAGAGCGATTCGACATGTGCCGGAGTGAGCGTGAAATCGTTCTCCGGGACATGACACGTTGCACACGACCGGCCGTTTGTGCCAGGAAACGCCTGGCGGAAAAGCTGTTCGCCCAGTTCCTGCGGCGTCTGGGCGAGAATTGGTCGGGAGACGCAGATCGCCAACGCCAACACCGTCGCCAAGGTCCTCACGAACAGGTTCAGCGGCCTGCCACGTGATGCGCTCGCAAGGCCCTGCACCAGGATTATCCTGCGAGTGGGACGTCCTGCGAACGATCGCGACTCGGCCAGGAGCTGAAGCTCGTCACACACAATGCCACCGCGTGCTGTAGTGAAGGAATCGTTCATCCGTGCAGCCACTCACGACAGCCGTCCTGATTCGCTGCAATCGCATCAGCCGACGCCCAAAAGCTGAGTTCCGGCGACGCCGCGAACCTACGACACCCGGGCGCGACGCTCTATTCCCATCGCGTGTCTTTCTGTATCAGTCTGTATGCGGCCGACACGCGCGCGTTGCACGAGCCCGCGTGGTTGCCCGATGCTCTGGCCGGCGAAGATCCGGCAGCAGAAAACGTGCAGGTCAAGCGGTGAGTTCATGACGCGGTTGTTCATCCGCTTTTACGTCAGCGTGATTCTCATTCTTTCAGTCGCGATGTGCGTGATGGCGTTCGCCTTCAGGTACCGGATCGATACCGACATCAGCGGTGTCGCCGAGAAGGCAATGCGGGGAGGCATCCGGCAGGTACGGCAGTCGATCCGGAACTCACCGGCCGCCAATGACCCCGCGCTCTTCGACAGTTTGCAACGGCAACTCGGATTCCCGGTCCAGCAACTCTCGACAGAAGAGACCTCGCTGATCGTTGGCGAATGGCTGCAGAAGAAGGACGACGTCATCGTGCACGCTGGTCACCAGCTGGCCGTCTTCATGCCGCTGGACGACGGCGCGAATTCACTGCGTCTCGGACCCGTTCCCGCCCACGACGGCACGATTGAGACCGACATGATCGTCGCGATCGGCGCCGTCCTGCTGCTGGTGGCGGTCGCAATTGCCGCCGTGCTTCGCCCCCTCGCGAAGCAGCTGAGCATCATGGAACAAACGGCCGTCTCGATCGCGGATGGCAACCTCGCGGCTCGGGTCGACATCACCAAGGCCAGCTCCGCCGCGACCTTCGCACATGCGTTCAACGACATGGCTGCCCGCACCGAGACGCTCCTTCGAACCCAGCAGGAGCTGCTTCAAGCCGTCTCGCATGAGTTACGAACTCCGCTGTCCCGCATTGGATTCGCAATCGACCTGCTGCGCACTTCCCGAAACGACGATGAACGGGAGCAGCGACTGACGTCGCTCGAGACCGCCTCTCAGGAACTCAACGGAATGGTCGGCGAGCTGCTGCAGTACGTCCGCCTGGAAACGGGAAGTCCGCAATTGGTCAAAGAGAGCGTGGCCCTGCGACCGCTGGTCGATGATCTGATTGAAAAGGCCTCACTCACAAACAGAGCGATTCGGTTCCAGATCGGTCCCCAACTCGCCTCCAGTGAAAGTGACATCACCGCCGACAGTAGCGGCTTGGTGCGAGTGCTCGGCAACTTGCTCGCCAACGCCAGCCGTTTCGGCCGTCACACTGTGGTCGTGAACGCAGTCAGTTCGGCCGCAGGAACCACGATCGACGTCGACGACGATGGACCAGGAATTCCCGACGCCGAACGTGAACGGGTCTTCGAACCATTCGTCCGGCTCAACGAGGACCACCCTGGCGCCGGCCTCGGCCTGGCCCTCGTCAAGAGAATCCTGACAAACCACGGCGGAACCGCCGCGGTCCTCAAAAGCCCACTGGGCGGCTGTCGCATCCGGACCGTCTGGCCGAAATCATGACACAGCCTTGCGCTGTTCCAGGCGGGGCCAAGAGGCTTCAGTAGCGAGTGGTTGATCAGATTCCGCCGTCGACAAGACTGATTCTGGTTGGTGAACCCGGGCCGGCATCTGGGCCGCGGCGTCACAAGCTCTCGAAGATTGGAATTCTCGGCGCAGCTGGTTGTGGCATCGGATCCTCTGGCTTCAGATCCAACCGAATGGGCAGCTTCTCGTAGCGTTCAAGTCGATAACGCGAGCACGTGAATTCCACTCTGACGATTGGGCTCGATTCCTCGATCGCTGCGTTGACATTGGTCGCGGTCTGGGTGACTCCGCCTTCAATGCCTCTGCTGAATGTACTCGGGAGCGTGGAACCTGCCGCCGGACCCGTTTGCTATTCTGAACGACCGTCGAGCTGAATGGCTGGACGTTGTGCGACACGGCCGACTGGGCGGACAGTTGAAGTCGTGCTCGCGATGGGCGCCGTGTTCTCCAGAGGGATGAGCCGGGAGCGTGCCTTTTCACTGCAGCGGCCCACCTCACTGAGGAGATCTTTCCAGCGACGCCCGGTGCCCAGGACATACTACATCGCCCTCGTGACGCGACGGTTGGAGATCGGGGGCCGGCCGCTCGTCCAACCGCATTGTGGCACTTCCCACATGCTCGCACGTACCCGCTCCACTGGTGCTAGATCTGAGCCATCCCACCATCGACGCAAAGCTCGATCCCGGTCACGAAACTACTGTCGTCTGAAGCCAGGAAGAGTGCGGCCCGCGCGATTTCCTCTGGTGTCCCCATTCGGCCAAGAGGGATCGCTGCGGCCAGCACGCCGTCGAGATCCGCCCTTTGTGCTTCAGAGAGTCCCATCTTGCCCAGGATCGGGGTCTTTGTCGGTCCGGGACTCAGGACGTTGACCCGAATCTTGCGGGCCCTCAACTCCGAGGTCCAACTTCTTGCGAACGAACGCAGGCTCGCTTTCGCCCCGGCATACAAGCTGTGGTTCTCGAACACCCTCATTGTCGCGATCGAACCGACGAGAATAACCGCGCCACCATCTTTCAGGAGAGGCAGCAGCCGTTGCAGGCCGAAGTACACGCCTTTGACATCGACCGCGAACAGATGATCGAACTGTTCCTCAGTGACTGACTCAAAGCGGCCGACGATGTTGACGCCGGCGTTCGCGACATAGACATCGATTGACCCCAATTGCCGACTGGCCTCTTCAGCCAGTCGGTCGAGGTCGGTCAGATTGCCAGCATCGGCCAGCACGCCGGTGGCGCTCTGGCCGATCTCGAGAACAGCCTCGTCGAGTGCTGATTGCCGTCGCCCGGTGACAATCACTTTTGCACCTTCGGCTGCGAACAACTTGGCCACCGCGAGCCCGATGCCACTGGTGCCGCCTGTGATGACTGCGGTTCGGTTTGTCAGTTTCTTCATGGCGACGTTCTTAATGCGTAGTTCAGATTCCAGGCTTCGAAGACCAGGATCCCGACTTTCCGGGCGCGGTGTCGCGACTCGTCCTGGCGAGTTCATCGTCCTGAGTTCACGAGCCGAGTCCCAACAAGCCCTTCCGGAGGCTCGAAGGAAGCGAAAGGAACGTTGTCGATGACTTCCCATTCTGCGATGCACTCGCGAACGACTCGCCACAGCGAGAGTTGTAAATCGAGCCAATTAATGGCCCCCGAAGACAACACGGCCTGATATACGGCAGTGGTCAGGTCGGCGATGAAGGCCTCAAGGCGGTCGTCATCGTTCGAAAGGATGAATTCGCTGGAATGCATCATGTTGTTCTCCGAAGGGATGTTGTGCTTCTGGCAGGCGTCGATCGCTTGTCGCAGTCGACGTCGAGGAGCGCTGGCCGGTATCTGCTACCCGATGACCGGCGATGCCCGCAGGCACGAACTGTCCATTGCACTGCGACTGAAGCGGTGCGCGGTGACGCGAGAAGCAGTCGATCCACACTGAAGTTGAGCCAGTCGCTGTGGAGAAGCTTCTTGGAAACCGGTCGGAAGTCGCTGCGAGCTCAGTTTCGCGGCATTCCTCGTGACCGAACCCGTATTCGGAATGATCTTCGAAACAATCGAGTCGACATCTCCTGTCCGGCAAGCAGCAACGAACTGATCGACAAGTCTCGCGACAGCTCCGGGGGCCGGATCGAATCGTGCCTTACTGTTGCGAACTCGCGATTGAGCGCGGTGGAAGATCTGCCTGCCATTGGCTTCGGTCTTATTCAGAATTCTCGCGATGTCGACATGGTCATAGTTGAACACGGTTCGCAGGACGTAGGCTGTCAGTTCGCCTGGTGTTAGACGCTCCAGCATGAAGAGGAAGGCATCGTGTAACGAAGCGCCTGTTTCCGGAATTCGTCCGGACACTGTGGCAATGGCGGAGCAGAGCGTCGACGGGCGAAGGTTTTTGTCACGGGTCCGTTTCTCCCGCAATCGATCGATGCAGCGTCGGATGGTGGTCCTGACGAGAAAGCCTTCGAGGGAGTGCACCTCCCGAGTCTGCAGCAATCGCACATAGGCTTCCTGTACTGCGTCCTCAGCGTCGGCGACATTGGGGAGCACGCGCTTCGCTATAGAGCACTTCCACAGTTGCTTTTCAGAGGGATGATAGGGGAAAGGATTTCTCAAGTGGTTGGCTCAATCAAGGAAGAGTCATGCCCACCCCCTACTCAATGGATTTGAGGCGACGTGTCGTGGCCGAAGTCGACCGCGGCTCTCCGCCGGCCGAAGTCGCCCGGCGATTTCAGGTCACTGAACGAACCATCTGGAACTGGCTCGCGCTTCGCAAAGAGACTGGCCAGATCACTCCCCGGCAGGGAGATGTCGGCCCGGAGTGCGTTCTGGAACCGCATCGGGAGCGGATTTTCAAAAGCGTCCAGGACGACCCCGGCCTGACGCTCGCCCAAAGGCAACGCCAACTCGGTCTGCCGGGCTGCGCGACCACTCTGTGGAATGCGCTTCGGCGCTGGGGAATCACTCTCAAAAAAAGTGCTCAAAGCTGCTGAACAACAGCGGCCGGATGTGGCTCAGAAGCGCCGCTGGTGGAACATCCTGGTGCAGTCGAAAGCCTGTCGCCGTCTGGTGTTCTTCGACGAAACCGGGGCCGACACGAAGATGACGCGACGCTATGGCTGGGGACCAAAATCACGCCGGGTCGTGGACCATGTCCCTCAAGGGCATTGGAAAACGACGACGTTCGCAGCGGCGCTCAGGGCCAGCGGAGTGATTGCTCCCCTGGTGCTGGATGGCCCGATGGATGGGGAATGCTTTCTGGCTTACGTCCGTCAGTTCCTGATCCCGGCGCTGGAGCCGGGAGACTTGGTGGTCATGGACAACCTCAGCAGCCACAAGCAGAGCGCGGTGGGTGACGCGATTCGACAGGCCGGGGCTGAGGTGTACTACCTGCCGCCGTACTCACCCGATCTCAACCCGATCGAGAAGTTGTTCTCGAAGTTCAAGACGCTTTTGCGGACGAGCGCTGAACGGACGACAGAAGGACTCTGGAACCGGATCGGAGTGCTGGTGGACGAGTTCACTCCGAGCGAATGCCTGAACTACATCCGTTCCTGCGGATACACTGCACACGAATCATGAAGTTGCTCTAGAAATCATCCGCGGCCGCAGGTCAGTCACGGCTTCTCGGTACGTGATCATTGATCGCCTCGTCAGGAATGTCGCTCAATCTTTTGCCCGATATATTCTGGCCATCCGTCCTGCAGCCACGGCACAATCGGGCCTCAACTCTGCTCGTACTGAGCGTGGCTCATGGACAGCGCGAAGGTTAAGATCCGCTCGCAGCTTGAAGGCCTTCCCAGTCGGTGCATCAAAGTGGCTGACGAACATACGACTGCGATCGTCCAACGCTATTTGGACGACCTGGGTGGCGGTTCCCCGGCCGAGCCTGTCATTCGTACGCTCCTGGACCGGGCCACCGGGCGGCTACAGGCGTTGTGCACACGCCTGCTCTTCCGTAGTTATCCCCGGTTGATGCATCCGCCGCTGAATCTGCAGGCAGACGAATTGCTGGGCGGTGTTGTCGAACGGCTGCTCAAGTCTCTCCGCAAAATCCGGCCACAGACGGTCCGGCAATTCTTCGCGCTGGCCAATCAGCATATTCGCTGGGAACTCAATGACCTGGCCCGCCGCTTAGATGAGGCGCCACGGACTGCTCAGCTGACGGATGGCGCCCTCTCGCCCCCCGACAGCAGCGACTCCGTCCTGAGTGCGACAGGCCGGCGAATGCTGGAGGCCATTGAAAAGCTTCCTGAGGAAGAAAAAGAAGTGTTCGGACTGGTGCGAATTCAGGGACTGACGCAGGCGGAGTCCGCGACGATTCTTGGCGTCTCGACGAAGACGGTGCAGCGGCGACTCAATCGAAGCCTGTTGCTGCTGGCCGATGAGTTGAGGGATTTGCAACCAGATCTCGTGCAGCCAGGCGAGTCGGGGGACGAGGTACGGGCGTGAGATGAGCGCTGACCCCCGACTCAACGAGTTGCTCGAAGAGATCCTGGAAACCGGGTGTTCACCCGAAGTCGCCACTCGCGACTGCCCCGAACTGTTGCCTGAGCTGCTCACGAGATTGCGCCACGTGCATGCCGTGGAGGCACAAGTCGAGGCCCTCTTTCCAGATTCGGGCATCTCCTTCTCACCGGCTCCGGAGCGGCCTCAGACTGATGAGTTGCCACTGATTCCCGGTTACGAAGTGCTGTCGGTTCTGGGCCGAGGCGGCATGGGGGTGGTCTACAAGGGACGCCATCTGCAATTGAATCGCAGCGTCGCCATCAAGATGCCGCTGGTCGGAACACATGCCACACAGGCGGAACGTGAACGGTTCCACCGGGAAGCGGAAGCGGCCGCCCGCCTGCAGCATCCGGGTCTCGTTCCGGTGTACGACGTGGGTGAACACCGCGGACGCCTGTACTTCACGATGGAGTTCGTCGACGGAGGTAGCCTGGCGGAGAAACTGGGTGGAACGCCGCAGCCCAGCCGAGCCGCGGCCGAGTTGCTCGTCACTCTGTCAGACGCTGTTCATGCCGCGCATGAAAAGGGAATTGTTCATCGAGATCTGAAGCCCTCCAACATTCTGTTGACCTCTGACGGCCGTCCGAAGATCAGCGATTTCGGACTGGCGAGACAGACGGAGAACGCGGCGGGTCTGACACTCTCGGGCATGCCAGTGGGGACACCCAGCTACATGTCTCCCGAACAGGCGCGCGGCGACAGTCATCTCCTTGGCCCGTCCGTCGATGTGTACGCTCTCGGGGCGCTGCTGTACGAGCTTCTCACCGGCCGGCCTCCCTTTCACGCCGATTCCTCCCAGGCGACGCTCACGCAGGTGATGACGCAGGAAGCCGTCCCGCCGACGCAACTGAACCGGGGAATTCCATCGGATCTGGAGACGATCTGCCTCAAGTGTCTGCAAAAGACGCCTCGAGATCGTTACGCAACTGCCGCAGACCTCCGGGACGATGTACGACGTTTCCTCAGGAACGAACCGATCGTCGCCCGCCCTGTCGGGCCTGCCGGCCGCATGGTGCGCTGGATCCGTCGCAACCCGGCATGGGCGGCGCTGCTCGCGACGAGTGTTCTTTTCTCAGCCACTCTTGCGACCGCCGTTCTGAGGAACGCATTGCAGGAGGCGGATCGACGCAACGAGATCGAAAGAGAGCTTCGTCAGATTGGTGACTTTCAACAGCAAGGACGTTGGAACGACGCTCGCGTCTATATGCAGAAGCTGGAGGATCCGATCCGCGGGAGCGGAGTCGAGGACCTTCAGAAGCGAATCAGCACGATTCACGACGACCTCGATCTCGTCGGGAAGCTGGACCGGATTCACCTGAACCGGGCCACGAGCGCAGGCGATCTGGCACACTACAAGTCGAAGGCCGATCGACAATACGTGGAGGCATTAGAAGGGGCAGGCCTGACGAACGAGGACGAGGAATCCGAAGTCGTAGCCGCTCGCGTCAAAGCGTCGGCAGTGCGTCTGGCCCTGATTGCTGCGATTGATGATTGGGCCATGTGTGCGTCAGACAGAACACGGCGGGAATGGCTGTTGCGGATCGTTCGCGATGCCGATCCCGATCCACACGGTTGGAAAGACCGTATCCGCGACCCTGTGAAATGGGACAGCCGCGAGGCGCTCGCCGCGCTGGCGACGGAAGTGCCGGTCACAGGTCAGCCGGTGTCATTGCTGTTGACGCTCGGGGAACGGCTTCGTGACGCCAACATCGTCCCGACAGAGTTCCTGACCCGCGTCCAGCATGAGTATCCGTCGGACTTCTGGGCGAATATCGCGCTCGGCGATGCCATTCTGTGGGCATCGCCAGTCGAGGCCGCCGGTTACTTCCGAGCGGCGCTTGCCAGTCGTTCCAATGCGGCCGTCGCTTATACGGCGCTCGGCGACTCACTTCGAATCCAGAAGCGTTACGCTGAAGCACGCAGTTATTACGAGCACGCACTCGAGCTCGACCCTGTTTATGCCAGGGGCCAGAGCAGTCTGGGCAACCTCCTCAGGGAGTCCGGGCATCTGGACGAAGCGATCAAGTATCTCCGGATCGCTCTCGATCTGGACCCTCACTACGCCTATGCCCACCTCGACCTGGCGAACGCGCTGCGAGACTCCGGGCGCAACGAAGAGGCCCTCGAGCACTTCCGCGAGATTCACGCCGTCAACCAGTCGATTCCATACGTCGAGAATACGCTGCGATCGGAATCCATTCGGCTTGGGAAGTCTGCGGAGGTTCTCCGTGACTGGAAGGCGATTCTCGCAAATGACCCGCCGCAGCACGTACGGTGGTTCGGATACGCAGAGCTGTGCCTGTTCCTGGGGGATGAGCAGGAGTATCGCCGCGCCTGCTCGGACCTGATTCGTCGATTTAGAGACACCGACGATCCGTATGTCGCCGAACCAGTTGCCAGGGCGATCCTGCTGGCGCCGCCTTCGGAAGAGGTTCTCCGCGTCGCCTCTGAGCTTGCGGATCGGGCAGTCGATTCCGAGCCAACCAGATTTGGATGGGTCTTTCCCTACTTTCAGTTCGCCAAGGGATTGGCGGAGTACCGTCAGGGGAACTTCAGCGAAGCGGTCTCCATTCTGAGCGGACCGGCTGCCAACGTCCTCGGCCCTTGTCCCGGACTTGTCACAGCAATGGCGAGATCCCGGCTCGGCGACCAGCAGGCCGCTCGCCTGGCGCTGGCGAACGAGATCAGCGCGTTCAACTGGAGCTTTGCGAAAGTCCGCGGTCACGACCAATGGCTTTGGCACGTTCTCCGGCATGAGGCCGAGTCCGTGATCGTTCCTGAAATGGCGGCGTTCTTTGAGGGTCAATACGAGCCCCAGGACAATATCGATCGACTGATCCTGCTTGGGGAATGTCGTTTCAAGAACCACACTGCCAGGGCAGCGCGGCTTTATGCCGATGCGTTCGCCGCAGATTCAGCACTCGCCGAGGCCCCTCGCTCCGATCACCTCTTCAACGCGGCTCGCATTGCCGCCCTCGCTGGCTGCGGCGAAGGAGAAGACGCGTCAGGCCTGAGTGAGGACGATCGCCAGAAGTGGCGCAGCCAGGCACGAACCTGGCTGCGGGCGGAACTCTCCATGCGGGCCGCCGGGATGAACCCCAAGCTCGAGTCGAGTCGTGAAAACGTCCGACGAAAGATCGTCCGCTGGCGAACGGATGCAGAACTCGCGGGCCTGCGCGAACCGGCTGAGTTGCAGAAGCTCAGTCCGGCCGAGCGCGACGACAGCCTCGCACTCTGGAGTGAAGTGGAAGCTCTGCTTCGTCGCTGTGACTCGCGGTAGCGCG contains:
- a CDS encoding HAMP domain-containing sensor histidine kinase, encoding MTRLFIRFYVSVILILSVAMCVMAFAFRYRIDTDISGVAEKAMRGGIRQVRQSIRNSPAANDPALFDSLQRQLGFPVQQLSTEETSLIVGEWLQKKDDVIVHAGHQLAVFMPLDDGANSLRLGPVPAHDGTIETDMIVAIGAVLLLVAVAIAAVLRPLAKQLSIMEQTAVSIADGNLAARVDITKASSAATFAHAFNDMAARTETLLRTQQELLQAVSHELRTPLSRIGFAIDLLRTSRNDDEREQRLTSLETASQELNGMVGELLQYVRLETGSPQLVKESVALRPLVDDLIEKASLTNRAIRFQIGPQLASSESDITADSSGLVRVLGNLLANASRFGRHTVVVNAVSSAAGTTIDVDDDGPGIPDAERERVFEPFVRLNEDHPGAGLGLALVKRILTNHGGTAAVLKSPLGGCRIRTVWPKS
- a CDS encoding glucose 1-dehydrogenase, with amino-acid sequence MKKLTNRTAVITGGTSGIGLAVAKLFAAEGAKVIVTGRRQSALDEAVLEIGQSATGVLADAGNLTDLDRLAEEASRQLGSIDVYVANAGVNIVGRFESVTEEQFDHLFAVDVKGVYFGLQRLLPLLKDGGAVILVGSIATMRVFENHSLYAGAKASLRSFARSWTSELRARKIRVNVLSPGPTKTPILGKMGLSEAQRADLDGVLAAAIPLGRMGTPEEIARAALFLASDDSSFVTGIELCVDGGMAQI
- a CDS encoding sigma factor → MRNPFPYHPSEKQLWKCSIAKRVLPNVADAEDAVQEAYVRLLQTREVHSLEGFLVRTTIRRCIDRLREKRTRDKNLRPSTLCSAIATVSGRIPETGASLHDAFLFMLERLTPGELTAYVLRTVFNYDHVDIARILNKTEANGRQIFHRAQSRVRNSKARFDPAPGAVARLVDQFVAACRTGDVDSIVSKIIPNTGSVTRNAAKLSSQRLPTGFQEASPQRLAQLQCGSTASRVTAHRFSRSAMDSSCLRASPVIG
- a CDS encoding IS630 transposase-related protein encodes the protein MDLRRRVVAEVDRGSPPAEVARRFQVTERTIWNWLALRKETGQITPRQGDVGPECVLEPHRERIFKSVQDDPGLTLAQRQRQLGLPGCATTLWNALRRWGITLKKSAQSC
- a CDS encoding IS630 family transposase — encoded protein: MRFGAGESLSKKVLKAAEQQRPDVAQKRRWWNILVQSKACRRLVFFDETGADTKMTRRYGWGPKSRRVVDHVPQGHWKTTTFAAALRASGVIAPLVLDGPMDGECFLAYVRQFLIPALEPGDLVVMDNLSSHKQSAVGDAIRQAGAEVYYLPPYSPDLNPIEKLFSKFKTLLRTSAERTTEGLWNRIGVLVDEFTPSECLNYIRSCGYTAHES
- a CDS encoding sigma-70 family RNA polymerase sigma factor, yielding MDSAKVKIRSQLEGLPSRCIKVADEHTTAIVQRYLDDLGGGSPAEPVIRTLLDRATGRLQALCTRLLFRSYPRLMHPPLNLQADELLGGVVERLLKSLRKIRPQTVRQFFALANQHIRWELNDLARRLDEAPRTAQLTDGALSPPDSSDSVLSATGRRMLEAIEKLPEEEKEVFGLVRIQGLTQAESATILGVSTKTVQRRLNRSLLLLADELRDLQPDLVQPGESGDEVRA
- a CDS encoding protein kinase domain-containing protein codes for the protein MSADPRLNELLEEILETGCSPEVATRDCPELLPELLTRLRHVHAVEAQVEALFPDSGISFSPAPERPQTDELPLIPGYEVLSVLGRGGMGVVYKGRHLQLNRSVAIKMPLVGTHATQAERERFHREAEAAARLQHPGLVPVYDVGEHRGRLYFTMEFVDGGSLAEKLGGTPQPSRAAAELLVTLSDAVHAAHEKGIVHRDLKPSNILLTSDGRPKISDFGLARQTENAAGLTLSGMPVGTPSYMSPEQARGDSHLLGPSVDVYALGALLYELLTGRPPFHADSSQATLTQVMTQEAVPPTQLNRGIPSDLETICLKCLQKTPRDRYATAADLRDDVRRFLRNEPIVARPVGPAGRMVRWIRRNPAWAALLATSVLFSATLATAVLRNALQEADRRNEIERELRQIGDFQQQGRWNDARVYMQKLEDPIRGSGVEDLQKRISTIHDDLDLVGKLDRIHLNRATSAGDLAHYKSKADRQYVEALEGAGLTNEDEESEVVAARVKASAVRLALIAAIDDWAMCASDRTRREWLLRIVRDADPDPHGWKDRIRDPVKWDSREALAALATEVPVTGQPVSLLLTLGERLRDANIVPTEFLTRVQHEYPSDFWANIALGDAILWASPVEAAGYFRAALASRSNAAVAYTALGDSLRIQKRYAEARSYYEHALELDPVYARGQSSLGNLLRESGHLDEAIKYLRIALDLDPHYAYAHLDLANALRDSGRNEEALEHFREIHAVNQSIPYVENTLRSESIRLGKSAEVLRDWKAILANDPPQHVRWFGYAELCLFLGDEQEYRRACSDLIRRFRDTDDPYVAEPVARAILLAPPSEEVLRVASELADRAVDSEPTRFGWVFPYFQFAKGLAEYRQGNFSEAVSILSGPAANVLGPCPGLVTAMARSRLGDQQAARLALANEISAFNWSFAKVRGHDQWLWHVLRHEAESVIVPEMAAFFEGQYEPQDNIDRLILLGECRFKNHTARAARLYADAFAADSALAEAPRSDHLFNAARIAALAGCGEGEDASGLSEDDRQKWRSQARTWLRAELSMRAAGMNPKLESSRENVRRKIVRWRTDAELAGLREPAELQKLSPAERDDSLALWSEVEALLRRCDSR